GAGAAGAACAGTAACGGCAGCTATGCTTCCTGACTAGGCTCACTCCTTACAGGTACACGCAGCCATCTCATATGGTTCTTGTAGCACTTCCAATAAGTCATCACCGCTTTATCTCCCTGTCCTCACACTGGCTGCAGGGATgcacacaaaggcagaactgGAAATGTCTGGGACTGAGATAATGAGAGGAGCCCATCTCTCCTCAAGACAGACAGGCCCCACACCCTGTTAAAGCACCTATAACTGTCTGCTTACCATTACTTTGCTATAGGCCTGAGTTAATTTCATTCTAATTACCCACAAAGAAATCCTGCTTCTACTAGCAGCTATTCCTCATAAACTCTGCTCCCATCCCTCTTCCAACCTTAAACAACCACTTAACTACTTTCTGCCTCTACTACCTACATTGTACAAAGCACATGCCCTTTTGTgatttgctacttttattttcaagatttatttgcACTGTTGCATAAAAATGGTTCTTCATCCCTTTTGaggctaggctgattccatgacaggcttcaaattcaCAGTTAAGGAGagtaggcctaaatctctgtttccaagaactgggcaagtccaggcaagttcAGGCCTCAGAAACTACCCAGTCACCTGGCCAGAGCCTAGGACAATGGGTCaccagcagtttccagacttcctcagttACTTCCTCAGCAACAATCTCCTGACTTCCCCAGCAAGTTTCCAGGCCATGCAGCTTGGTATTGGAATGTCCATAGAAAAGGAGCCAACAGATTAACATAGCTGTCACAATagaattccctaatgtgctttaaattaggcctgcaagctcacttgaatgtctatcttggtaatgggagaccccagcgtgctggacttctgcagaataaacactctttgcttttatttaaaaaaaaaaaaaaaaaagcattgaagacccagaaatgaacccacacacctatggtcacttgatttttgacaaaggagctaaaaccatccaatggaaaaaagatagcattttcagcaaatgatgctggttcaactggaggtcagcatgtagaagaatgcagattgaaccATGctcatcaccatgtacaaagcttaagtccaagtggatcaagaacctccacatcaaaccagatacactcaaactaatagaagaaaacctagggaagcatctggaacacatgggcactggaaaaaatttcctgaacaaaacaccaatggcttatgctctaagatcaagaatcgacaaatgggatctcataaaactgcaaagcttctgtaaggcaaaggacactgtggttaggacaaaacggcaaccaacagattgggaaaagatctttaccaatcctacaacagatagaggccttatatccaaaatatacaaagaactcaagaagttagaccgcagggagacaaataaccctattaaaaaatggggttcagagctaaacaaagaattcacagctgaggaatgtcgaatggctgagaaacacctaaagaaatgttcaacatctttagtcataagggaaatgcaaatcaaaacaaccctgagattccacctcacaccagtgagaatggctaagatcaaaaactcaggtgacagcagatgctggcaaggatgtggagaaagaggaacagtcctccattgttggtgggattgcagactggtacaaccattctggaaatcagtctggaggttcctcagaaaattggacattgaactgcctgaggatccagctatacctctcttgggcatatacccaaaagatgccccaacatataaaaaagacacgtgctccactatgttcatcgcagccttatttataatagccagaagctggaaagatcccagatgcccttcaacagaggaatggatacagaaaatgtggtacatctacacaatggaatattactcagctatcaaaaacaatgactttatgaaattcgtaggcaaatggttggaactggaaaatatcattctgagtgaggtaacccaatcacagaaaaacacacatggtatgcactcactgataagtggctattagcccaaatgcttgaattaccctagatgcctagaacaaatgaaactcaagacggatgatcaaaatgtgaatgcttcactccttctttaaaaggggaacaagaatacccttggcagggaatagagaggcaaagattaaaacagagactgaaggaacacccattcagagcctgccccacatgtggcccatacatatacagccatccaattagacaagatggatgaagcaaagaagtgcagaccgacaggagccggatgtagattgctcctgagagacacagccagaatacagcaaatacagaggcgaatgccagcagcaaaccactgaactgagaataggacccccgttgaaggaatcagagaaagaactggaagagcttgaaggggctcgagaccgcacatgtacaacaaggccaagcaaccagagcttccagggactaagccactacctaaagactatacatggactgaccctggactctgacctcataggtagcaatgaatatcctagtaagagcaccagtggaaggggaagctcttggtcctggcaagaccgaacccccagtgaacgtgattgttggggggaaggtggtaatgggagaaggatggggaggggaagcccatatagaaggggaggtggaggggtttgTGGGATGTTGGCCGGTaatccgggaaggggaataacaatcgaaatggaaataagaaatactcaagttaataaagataaaaaaaattcttccctTTTTCTGGCTCATTTAGGTTTCCAGCATATAAATTTTCACAATAATTTCTAAAGATGTTCTGTTGTCAGTGTTCTGAATTATGTAGGTCAattgaagaaaaagagacagGACAGACTGTATTAAGACTTCCTAGGATCAAGGTAGAATAGTTTCTGATGAATTGAACCAAACAGTTATGCAGaaacttatttctttattgttatacAAAAGTAGTTTTTTGGGTAAAACAAGTTCCTCATACCAAGCCCCTGATCTAATCTATgtgttttataaaggaaagcaatCACAGCCCTGCAACTTTGATCCTCATTGTGCACTGTTTGAAGTATTCAACAATGCAGGGCACTCCAGGTGTGCCAGGACTGTCTTGGATCTAAAGCCATTCAAAGGCTGAAAAGCTTCAGAAAAATAACCTTATAAATCATAGAAAATAATCACTGTTTTCTACAATGATTTCTTCAAGGTCTGAGTATTTCTAGAAAACAACTATTTCATTCTGATGTCTACCCTAGAAACAATGACTCAAGAAAGTGGTTTTTAATAACAGTTTCAATCTCATTGCTTGCAACAAGTCTATTTAAGTTCTCTGTATCTTTGGAGCTTGGTTTTGGTAAATGATATGCATGTAGAAATTCTTCTATGTTTTTATGGCTCATTTAGCCTTCCACCATATAAATTTTCATAGTAATTTCTAAAgatgttctgtatttctttgaaaCTAGTTATAACATTtcctttttctaaattatttactGTAAACATTGTATACAAATATTTGTTatacagaaattttatttttattacaaatcACATCAGCTCATGACACATTTTTCACCTttatttcattaacttgagtgttCTCCTCTGTCTTTTTGTCAGATTACCTAAGTGTAAGTCTTACctttcaaagaaccatctttttggTGGATATGATACATTGCTCTTTTAATCtctgtttcattattttattaatgttaaTTTCTTGGTGAACTTTTCTTCAATGTAGTCAACTCTTTCATACATTTTCaggtttttttatttcattttgcataCTTTATTTCTATAAAAAGTCATGGGTCCAATTTACATGATTTTTTATATGTACTCTCAACTCCTTGGTCATTTTTAGCAGTAAACTTTTGAAATGTTCATCTGGAATTTTACCTTTTTGTGTTCAATAGTTACAATATTTGGGGAAGTCATGTTGCTTTGCTTTTTCATGTTTCTTGCAATTCTGTGTTGTACTCTATTCATTTGCTGGTTTGTGTATTTCTTTCGATGTGGAGGTCTTCTTCCTGTTGAGCAGCCTATACTTCAATCCCACTACCTACCACTCAGTAAAGAGAAAGCAAACTCCTATAACTGAAACTATACTATACAGAGTATAGACATACACTTAAAACATATGATAGCCCACTGGTACATCATACTATATCATCAGTGACCacaaaaataagacagaaaaaagTCATGGAAAGTGTTTCATGAAAGAAAGAATCATATAGGGTAGCAATGGAATAATAAATTAATGACATAACGGAAGGGGGCAGGTGAAAGGGAGAAATATAGAAGCTagattaaagaagtgagtagaaAAGGTAGAGTAGGGTTGGGTGTTATGGAGGtcaagagaaaggagaaaagactaAAAACAACCCAcaaatttagaaatgaaaaattaaattttaccaatgattttaaaagttcaaaaacacaaataaatgattaaaaattaaaatctgaatattaaaatattaaaaaccctTAATAATCAGATGTGCAGAtataacaaaaggatatatctcaggactgaaaaaaaaagaaattaaggaaaagaaaaatattcagcccaaatgagaaaaaaaaatgcatcaacAAAATTGGATGAGTGTATTCAAGAGAATAACAAACCAGAAAACTGAGATATATCAAAGTCAAAATCCTATTAGACATGAGGGCAGGGGGTAAAGAAAggaattacaaaaagaaaagaaaaaaaagaagaaaattgggTGTCATATTAGCTTCTTTCTGGGCCCTCAAAAGTTGGAAACTGCCATTGTATCCCAGGAGTGGGTCAAAGGTCAGTTGAACTGATAGATGCATGTCTTCTCAATGGTTCATGCTGTTACGGAGTCTGGACTGGGCAAATGTCTACATCCACCAAAGTTGTCAGTACAGTGGTAGCTTTCTTTCCACATATGACAGGACTTCTGCTGGCAGTACTTAGCTTTGCATCGCATGGTCTTGAATGTTATCTCCCCTTCTCAACACTCTCCAGATTGTACAGTCTGGCTAATGTCTGCCAAGTACATTAGGACTGTAGGAAGCAAACAGTACAGAAATTGGGATGGGTGAAAGATTTGTCTTCATACTTTCAAAACATTCTTAGTATGCCCTGCTAGAGGAATATAGTTGTGGGTGTCTCATtgtagtgatttgaataaaaattacccccatagactcatagggagtggcactattaggaggtttaacttgttggagtgggtggggccatattgaaaaaaatgtgtcactgggagcaGGCTTTCAGCTCTCAGGCCAGGCCTAGTgtctcactctcttcctgctctctctgccatgtagcactctcagctacctctccagcaccaggttTACCTGCGTGCTGCCATGTTTTCTGCCTTAATGACAATcgattaaacctctgaactgtaaacctaccccaattaaatgctttattataagagttgttttggttgtggtgtcttttcatagcaatagaaaccctaactaagacacttgaaCAACCTTGGAACATTCTCAGGCTCTACAGCAGGAAACAAGGAGGTTCCTACGTGAGATCTGTATACCAACCTGCTCTGGGCTCAAAGCTACCAAATTCTTAAGAGTTATTTTCAGTAGATGAGGTCTGTTTCTAGCTATCTTAAGATGGGCTGTCTCTGATCCTCCTGTTTGGCTtcattctgtttttctctttctccgtTTGATTGGTGCCAACAAAGCCCATTTGTATAGTTTTCAGAGATTGGATATAAAAATGGCTTCAGGGCTCTGAACCTGTTTCCTCCCAACCCCAAGCATACCCAAAGTCCTGACCACTTTCTTTTTGTGTTGATTTGAGAGCATGGGCAAATGCTATAAACACAGAAAGCATAGCAAGaaaattttttgagataggatcttacatagccctggatttcctggaactctccatgtagaccaggctgagctcATATTCAAAGAGGTCCTCTGCCTCCAgactgctgaaattaaaggcaggCCTGATGGTATAGCAACTAttaatgttcttttctttcagatCTTGATTTTGTAGGTTGGTGTAGatcctgggttgttttttttttttaatttctgaccAGATGCCAAATTATGCCAATACAATATTCATAGTGTACACTTTAGAATCAAGTGTAAGCACAattagaaatgtttaaaaatttacTGAGAATACGAATTATTTGAATACAAATGTCTTCCTTTTGAGTACTGATCTGCTGTTTTATTGGGGTTGTCTTTAGAGCAGAAAACTTGCTTAGGAAATTACTACAGGGAATTCAGTAGAAACTAGTTACTTTTCTGGTTAACTGTGGCTAGAAGTCAATAGGGGCCTTCTGAGAAGCCTGAGAATTGTCTCACTAGAAGACTAGGAGGCTGGGACCTTATCTACCAGCCCCTTAACTCATTGGTAGTATTTGCCTTGAGATGGAACCTGATAAAGTATGAAAGTGACTTGGTTTTGGATCTTTCAGAGACAGACTATAAACTCCAATATGGGGAAAAGCATCAAAATCATTGCCTCTGTTTCCTTTCAAAATAATCTAATGATGGGCACTCTGACAACTGAGACCATCTGACAACTAGACCTAAGCATGGCAGACATGGCAGCAGCAGATGCTGCCCTTCCTAGTCCCTTTCTTGCTAAACCATTGGATctccttatttggccacttccttaCTATGCCTGACTCCTTTCTGGGGGTAACTACCAAGGTTCCTCTATCAAAATTTCCTATTTGGCTACAATGACTAACATGTCCAACCAGAACCTCCCAATTCATTCTAGCCCATTCTAACCTGACgtcccctttttccctccctcattCTTACTGAGCCATTTATTGCTGTTTCTGCCTGATTCAGATGCAGCCACCTTGTGTTTCTGTCTTGCTTAATAAAATTGTTGTTTGGGTGTGTTCTGTGCCTAATACATCATTAGAAGGGAGCACCCCAAACATGAGCAGTTCATCAGGCTTCCTCTTCCTATAACAAGTTAATGACATATCTGCTGAGATGAGGCCAGGCAGTCCAAAGTTGGCTTTGCTTTGGCTAAAACTTGTTAGTGGAGAAGCAACATGTATATTGGCTGGGAGAAGGTGAAGCATCCACTGAAATCAGCCTGAGGTGACTTGTATTAGTTTAAAAGTGACATAgggagaccatatccagaagttaggcatGGCCCCCTGGTTGAGGAATGGGGTCACCCACACATCTCCAAAATGTTAACCCcgaattgctcctgtctgaaggaaatacaggaacaaagagtggagcagagactgaaagaaagaacatccagagactgccccacctggggatccatcccacatgtacacaccaaacccagacactattgctgatgccaagaagtacttgctgacaggaacctgatactgctgtatcctgagaggctttgccagattcTGATCAAGATGGGGATACTCAAAGACAAGCATCAGACTGATTACAGAGACACCATTGAAGGAGTTGGaggaagactgaaggagctgaaggagccttatatggcatcaatgggaagggaggcccttggttctgtgaaggcctgatgccccagtgtagaggaatgctagagcagtgaggcaggagttggtgggtgggtaggggagtaccctcatagaagcagggtaagtgGGGATGGGGTAGAGGGTTTGCAGAGaagaaaagggataatatttgaaatgtaaataaataaaatatccaatttttttaaaagtgacatAGGACTTAAAGCATAGTCTTCTTATCTATCCTTGTACTTCCTGTAGGTTCCTACTAGTAGGAACAATATTCTAGTACTTCACTTTACATCACCTAGTCCAGTCATCCATCCTGGGGAAATCCCATGTTTCTTTCCTCCATCAGGATAAAGTCTGTGACTTATTTCCTGCTTACTGCTCTCACAGGCTTAGCAAGCCCTCCCTTTCCAAGGTGCTCTAAGTCACAAGCATGCTGCAAATGCCATTATTCCAATAGATGCTTAGCAAGCCCTCCAGCACACGGAACCAGCAATTATCTAGGGTGCCCAGCACTCCTAGATCCACTGATGCATAATCTCCTCCCTTCATGTTTTGGATAAAAGGCCTGGACCCTAGCAGAGCTTGTCAGAGAAGCTGAGCACAGTAGTGGCTGTAGTTCTGTAGTGTGCAGATACATTCCTCTGCAATCAGGTTAGAGACACAGCCTGTGGCTTTCAGCCACTGCCTGGAATCTTGCGTTGTTCCGTTCTGCCCTTGGTGCTGCTCTTGGTGCTCTCTGCCCCCTTGTACCTCAGGTCTATGTGGAAATTAAAGTAGCTACTTCCCTTGGACAATAAGCTGAGTCTAAGGATATAATAGGAGCTTGGTGACACTTGGTTTAGAGAGTTTGCATGGGGTTAAGCTGCTCACCAGTTCCTCTGACCTGGGTCAAACTGCAACTTTAGACTAACTCTGTGTCTTCCCTAGGATCAGTCTGCAGATTGGCAGTTCAGAAACAACATCACCATAATGAATAAGGATAAAGGTAAAGATCACCTTCATGAAGGAGCAAAACGATTGGAAGGGGGAGATGTCCTACACCTTCCTACTTAAATATCTGCATTTACTTTTGTTACAGAACTAAGTGCAGCAACACCTTGGTTTAGACATATTCAGGATCTTAGTAGTCGTGTGTGGGTCCTTCAAGACAATATTCTTACTGCAGTCCCAAGGAAAGAGCAAACGGTTCCAGGTGAGTAACCCTGGCCTTTTATAGCAGCCCCTCTGGCTAACATTGTAGGTGTGTCCTCGGCCTTTCATTTCACTGAACGTGTTTTAATTGGCCTTATCTGAAGAAGAGTATTGCATGTTTAGAACAGAGAGTAGTCATAGTCTTGGATGAGTCAAGGAAAAGAGAGGTAGGTGACCCTAGGAGGAGTGGAGGGCTAGGTTAATGAAATggtggaagattttttttttctgtgaagctTCAAAGAGTTAAATAAAGAGAACAGTCTATGAGATGGATTTTTGAATCCATGAGAAGTCTTCTCTCATGGAAAGAGTTATGCAAATGAGATGTTTGTCTAAGCCAACTGGTGTGTGATGGGGTGCTAGGAAGGTTAGTTCCAGCCTCTATTTTGTTGTGCTGAATTTGGAGATGATGCTTTGGAAGCATGAACTGaactctgctctctgccttgCATTCACAGTCACTATCACCTTACTCCCATGCCAATATCTGGACACTCTTGAGAAGAACAAAGGGGATCCCATGTACCTGGGAGTGAAGAAACCTCAAAGTTGTCTGTCCTGCACAAAGAATGGGGAGCAGCCTGTACTACAACTTCGGGTGAGTTTAGAAAAGAAGGAGCTGCTCTCTCCTGGCCAGAGGAAAGGACCCCACCTTTTCACAAAGCACTCACTTAGCAGAATCTCTGAGTTTCAAATCTTTTAAAAGGCAATTACCAGATTATCCTTATCCTGATTTAAGGGTGCATAAATTACCAAAGAATAAGGAAAAATGTAGGGGTATTTTGAAACCAGCTTTccaaaataacattttcttttattttacaaaagtTTTGTCAAGGAAGATTTTTAGAGTTACTCtggagtgtctgtgtgtgtacacatgtgtgggcttgggtctatgtgtgcatgtgtgtgtgtaaatcagatTGACACtgaatgtctgtgtgtacacatgtgtgggcTTGggtctatgtgtacatgtgtgtgtgtaaatcagatTGACACTGAATGCCTTCCTTCATCTCGCTCCATATCATTTTTAAGATAGGATCTCTCACCAAATCTGGAGCTCACCAGCTAAGCGAGGCTGGCCGGCCAAGGTTAAAAAACAAGGGTATTTCAATTGTCACAGAGTGGAAGACAAAATTTCTAGACAAAATTTCACTGATAATTTtttgtgaaaaaatatataaatctctGCAATGGGCATCTTAGTGACTctccattattaaaaaaaaatattataatgATGCAATTTAAACTAGACCTCTGGGCACCATAATGATTGATTATCTTGACCCTTTCGATTAATAGACAGATGCTCAGTTTTATgattaaacaaaaaaataatgaatttctttttaaattttatagtcatatttatgttttaaaaaaacttaatgtacatttaacccagtttagtggcaagttctttagcctttgccttttccagcttggcaatgggagccacagacttaggacccaggacgttgcctccccagtggtagCAGATCTcatcatatctgtcattataattggtcctaatagcttccaccagcctATCCAGAACACCCCTGTCTTCCAAGTTAACCTCTGTGAAGGCAACAATGGTtcatgtcttcctgtggaccaggcactGCAGCCTGACCTTTCCCTTGATGGTGCAGAacggcacccccatctttcgatACAGGACAGGTAGGAAAACCACCAGCCCAATGGGGTCCACATCATGGGCAATGACTatcagctgagccttcttgttcaccaccaaggtggtgactgtattggcCCCTACTCGGAGGTCAGGTGGTCTCTTAGCTTGGACGTCCCCTTTGCCCTAAGCTTTTTTCTCAGCATGGCCTGGTAGgtagcctttgcttcttctcttgCTTTGCCTGCACTTACGGGCAaactcaccatgatgataatggactaagccactGGAACTATAAACCAAGCCCAATAAAATTGGAGGCAAGAATGTGAGTGAAGAGCAGGAATACTGCTGACAGGGAGGAGCCTATAACACATGAAAGGATATCCCCTGACAGTAAATATGTCCACAGTGCTAAAGAAATTTTGCAAAGTCAATTGTATTTATGCTATTATGTAAAAATTCATtgaacatctttaatcccagcaactgggagacagaagcaggcagatctctgagttcgaagctaTTCTGGTCTATAAAgtagaggggggaaaggggaaggggagagggagaaacagcTGGATATGGTGGCACTTGCCTCTGATCTTAGCATTGAGGCTACCCAGAGAAAATTTGTCTCAAAACAttgaaaatgcaaacaaaattgAAATTTTGTGTCCTAATGTTTCTGCTACACTCTTAACATGTATTTGGAGTACGTGATTCTCTAATAAGAAACAgaagtctcggggttggggatttagctcagtggtagagcacttgcctagcaagcacaaggccctgggttcggtccccagctccggaaaaaaaagaagaagaaaaaaagaaaaaaagaaaaaaagaaaaaaaaacaagaaacagaagtCTCCAGACTGCTTTAAAAGGTAGAAACTGATGTTAAAAACAAGTGAAGAGTTCCTGTGATAACATTTCTTCCCGGGATCTCTTTCTCACCCACCAGGAAGGGAACATACTGGATATGTACCACCAGAAGGAACGTGTAAAAGCCTCTCTCTTCTATCACAAGAAGAGTGGTACAACCTCTACATTCGAGTCTGCAGCCTTCCCTGGTTGGTTCATTGCTGTCTGCTCCAAAGGGAGCTGCCCACTCGTTTTGACCCAAGAACTTGGGAAAACCTTCATCACTGATTTTGAGATGACTGTAGTACATTAAGGTCAGTCTTGTAATGGGTGCTGCTTCCCAAGCAGAGCCTTGCCTTCGTTTCCACCATTCTAGCTTTCAAAGCCCTTCTTACATGAGCACTGTTCTCCTGATCCATCCTTTAATGGGAGGGGGATTTTCATGTCAACCTACAAGTTAGACTCATGGGGGAAGCAAAAAAGTTCATTTGAGAAAAAACCTCCATTATATTAGCTTATCAGCAAGTCTAAATGATCTAAATGCTgctattttcttgattagtgattgatataGGAGGGCCCAGATAACTGTAGCTGGTGCTACaactgggtgggtggtcccagg
This Rattus norvegicus strain BN/NHsdMcwi chromosome 3, GRCr8, whole genome shotgun sequence DNA region includes the following protein-coding sequences:
- the Il36a gene encoding interleukin-36 alpha; the protein is MNKDKELSAATPWFRHIQDLSSRVWVLQDNILTAVPRKEQTVPVTITLLPCQYLDTLEKNKGDPMYLGVKKPQSCLSCTKNGEQPVLQLREGNILDMYHQKERVKASLFYHKKSGTTSTFESAAFPGWFIAVCSKGSCPLVLTQELGKTFITDFEMTVVH